The following coding sequences are from one Sphingomonadaceae bacterium OTU29LAMAA1 window:
- a CDS encoding inositol monophosphatase, giving the protein MRHHHHDAVVALMRQVAADIVMPRFRNLAADEVEEKAADDMVTVADRLSEAALTEGLAALDSAIRVVGEEAVAADASLVDGIDRGAVWIIDPIDGTNNYASGIATFGIMIALVDDGETQAGWILDPVTGRLCHAVRGGGAYIDDGRVHAQPGNAERPSSVIATYHLTDDERAALIARAEKAFTVAPMPRCAAEQYPRLVLGTNDIALFQKTLPWDHAPGSLFLREAGGVVRRPDGTDYRVGDQRRGMIAAASPALWEQAREVLFT; this is encoded by the coding sequence ATGCGCCACCATCACCACGACGCCGTCGTCGCGCTCATGCGGCAGGTCGCGGCGGACATCGTCATGCCGCGTTTCCGGAACCTCGCCGCCGACGAGGTGGAGGAGAAAGCGGCGGATGACATGGTCACGGTCGCGGATCGGCTGAGCGAAGCGGCACTGACCGAAGGGCTGGCGGCGCTCGATTCTGCAATCCGCGTCGTCGGCGAGGAGGCGGTGGCGGCGGATGCCTCACTGGTCGATGGTATCGATCGCGGCGCGGTGTGGATCATCGACCCGATCGACGGCACCAACAATTATGCCAGCGGCATCGCCACCTTCGGCATCATGATCGCGTTGGTCGACGATGGCGAGACGCAGGCCGGCTGGATACTCGATCCGGTGACCGGGCGGCTGTGCCATGCGGTACGCGGCGGCGGTGCGTACATCGACGACGGGCGCGTCCATGCGCAACCGGGCAATGCCGAGCGACCATCGTCGGTGATCGCGACCTATCATTTGACCGACGACGAGCGAGCGGCACTGATCGCGCGCGCCGAAAAGGCCTTCACCGTCGCGCCGATGCCGCGCTGTGCCGCGGAGCAATATCCCCGGCTGGTGCTGGGGACCAACGACATCGCGCTGTTCCAGAAGACGCTGCCATGGGATCACGCGCCCGGATCGCTGTTCCTGCGCGAAGCCGGCGGCGTCGTCCGCCGTCCGGACGGGACGGATTACCGCGTCGGCGACCAACGCCGCGGCATGATCGCCGCCGCCTCGCCGGCGTTATGGGAACAGGCGCGAGAAGTCCTGTTCACCTGA
- the secA gene encoding preprotein translocase subunit SecA — MFGGFAKSLFGSSNDRYVKSLNPIVQKIAAFEPTLQALSDDQLAAQTTKFREQLANGTKLDDLLPEAFATVREAAVRVLGMRHFDVQMIGGIVLHRGEIAEMRTGEGKTLVATLATYLNALPGDGVHVITVNDYLAARDAEWMGQVYRFLGLTVGTIIPNLTDQQRRDAYNSDITYGTNNEFGFDYLRDNMKYERSSMTQRPFAMAIVDEVDSVLIDEARTPLIISGPTDDKSELYMSVDAIVKQLNPDDYEKDEKQKSIILTESGTERIERMLEAAGLLEGANLYDFENTQVVHHVNQSLRANMMFKADTDYIVKDDKVVIIDEFTGRMMDGRRWSDGLHQAVEAKEGVNIEPENQTMASITFQNYFRMYPKLSGMTGTAATEAAEFYDIYKMNVVTIPTNVPVQRVDEEDEFYKDTNDKFRAIAKKIREHASLGQPVLVGTVSIEKSELLSEFLQQEGVEHKVLNARYHEMEAHIVAQAGRKSAVTIATNMAGRGTDIKLGGNLEFRMLDEHPEFDEGTPDYEAVAARIRAEIEVEKQEVLAAGGLFVLGTERHESRRIDNQLRGRSGRQGDPGLSRFYLSLDDDLLRIFGPDTLFAKMMRNNIEDGEAIGSKWLSKAIETAQKKVEARNYDVRKQVVEYDDVMNDQRKVIYEQRADIMDADAVGDVVTDMRAETVNVIVGGACPPNSYPEQWDIAGMKTGLAEILNLDVPIDEWLKEDAIDPEVVEERVREAADAMIAAKATELEPETWTQVEKSILLQNLDHHWKEHLATLDALRQVVHLRAYAQKTPINEYKQEAFSLFQRMLDAIREDVTKTIAHAQFQLQAPPELPELPDFITTHFDPFTGEDNSNDVDAGTMGRITTQMPPMQMMQPEAPMGDNPEHWEGRVNRNAPCPCGSGRKYKHCHGAVTA, encoded by the coding sequence ATGTTCGGCGGCTTTGCCAAATCCCTGTTCGGTTCGTCCAACGACCGTTACGTCAAATCCCTGAACCCGATCGTGCAGAAGATCGCCGCGTTCGAACCGACGCTTCAGGCGCTGTCCGACGATCAGCTCGCTGCGCAGACGACCAAATTCCGCGAGCAATTGGCGAACGGTACCAAGCTCGACGACCTGCTGCCCGAAGCGTTCGCGACGGTGCGCGAGGCGGCGGTGCGCGTGCTCGGCATGCGCCATTTCGACGTGCAGATGATCGGCGGCATCGTCCTGCACCGCGGCGAGATCGCGGAGATGCGGACGGGTGAGGGCAAGACGCTGGTCGCGACGCTCGCCACCTATCTCAACGCGCTGCCGGGCGACGGCGTCCACGTCATCACCGTCAACGACTATCTCGCCGCGCGCGACGCGGAGTGGATGGGGCAGGTGTACCGCTTCCTCGGTCTGACCGTGGGCACGATCATCCCCAATCTCACCGACCAGCAGCGCCGCGATGCGTACAACAGCGACATCACCTACGGCACGAACAACGAATTCGGCTTCGATTACCTGCGCGACAACATGAAGTACGAACGCTCGTCGATGACGCAGCGCCCCTTCGCGATGGCGATCGTCGACGAGGTCGATTCGGTGCTGATCGACGAGGCGCGCACGCCGCTGATCATCTCGGGTCCGACCGACGACAAGTCGGAGCTGTACATGAGCGTCGATGCGATCGTGAAGCAGCTCAACCCCGACGATTACGAGAAGGACGAGAAGCAGAAGTCGATCATCCTGACCGAAAGCGGGACGGAGCGGATCGAGCGGATGCTGGAGGCGGCAGGCCTGCTGGAGGGCGCCAATCTCTACGATTTCGAGAACACGCAGGTCGTCCACCACGTCAACCAGTCGCTGCGCGCCAACATGATGTTCAAGGCGGATACCGACTATATCGTCAAGGACGACAAGGTCGTCATCATCGACGAATTTACCGGCCGCATGATGGACGGCCGGCGCTGGTCGGACGGCCTGCATCAGGCGGTCGAGGCCAAGGAAGGCGTCAACATCGAGCCCGAGAACCAGACGATGGCCTCGATCACGTTCCAGAACTATTTCCGCATGTACCCCAAGCTGTCGGGGATGACCGGCACCGCGGCGACCGAGGCGGCGGAATTCTACGACATCTACAAGATGAACGTCGTCACCATCCCGACCAACGTGCCGGTGCAGCGCGTCGACGAGGAAGACGAATTCTACAAGGATACCAACGACAAGTTCCGGGCGATCGCGAAGAAGATCCGCGAGCATGCTTCGCTGGGGCAGCCGGTGCTGGTCGGCACGGTGTCGATCGAGAAGTCGGAGTTGCTCAGCGAATTCCTGCAGCAGGAGGGCGTCGAGCATAAGGTGCTGAACGCGCGCTACCACGAGATGGAGGCGCATATCGTCGCACAGGCGGGCCGCAAGTCCGCGGTGACGATCGCCACCAACATGGCCGGCCGCGGCACCGACATCAAACTGGGCGGCAATCTGGAATTCCGTATGCTCGACGAGCATCCCGAATTCGATGAGGGCACGCCGGATTACGAGGCGGTCGCCGCGCGCATCCGGGCCGAGATCGAGGTCGAGAAGCAGGAGGTGCTCGCCGCCGGCGGGCTGTTCGTGCTCGGCACCGAACGCCACGAAAGCCGCCGCATCGACAACCAGTTGCGTGGCCGTTCGGGCCGTCAGGGCGATCCCGGCCTGTCACGCTTCTACCTCAGCCTCGACGACGATCTGCTCCGCATCTTCGGCCCGGACACGCTGTTCGCCAAGATGATGCGCAACAATATCGAGGATGGCGAGGCGATCGGCAGCAAGTGGCTGTCGAAGGCGATCGAGACCGCGCAGAAGAAGGTCGAGGCGCGCAACTACGACGTTCGCAAGCAGGTCGTCGAATACGACGACGTGATGAACGACCAGCGTAAGGTGATCTACGAACAGCGCGCGGACATCATGGATGCCGATGCGGTCGGCGACGTCGTCACCGACATGCGCGCCGAGACGGTCAACGTCATCGTCGGCGGGGCGTGCCCGCCCAATTCCTATCCCGAACAATGGGATATCGCCGGCATGAAGACGGGGCTGGCGGAGATCCTCAATCTCGACGTGCCGATCGACGAATGGCTGAAGGAAGATGCGATCGATCCGGAAGTGGTCGAGGAGCGCGTGCGCGAGGCCGCCGATGCGATGATCGCGGCCAAGGCGACGGAGTTGGAACCCGAAACCTGGACGCAGGTCGAAAAGTCGATCTTGCTCCAGAACCTCGATCATCACTGGAAAGAGCATCTGGCGACGCTCGATGCGCTGCGTCAGGTCGTCCATCTGCGCGCCTATGCGCAGAAGACGCCGATCAACGAATATAAGCAGGAGGCGTTCTCGCTGTTCCAGCGGATGCTCGATGCGATCCGCGAGGATGTGACGAAGACGATCGCGCATGCGCAGTTCCAGCTGCAGGCGCCGCCGGAACTCCCGGAGCTGCCTGATTTCATCACCACGCATTTCGACCCGTTCACGGGCGAAGACAATTCGAACGACGTGGATGCGGGCACGATGGGCCGGATCACGACGCAGATGCCACCCATGCAGATGATGCAGCCGGAGGCGCCGATGGGCGACAATCCCGAACATTGGGAAGGGCGGGTCAACCGCAACGCGCCGTGCCCGTGCGGTTCCGGACGGAAGTACAAACATTGCCACGGCGCGGTGACCGCGTAA
- the moaA gene encoding GTP 3',8-cyclase MoaA gives MALVDPQGRTIRYLRISVTDRCDLRCRYCMAEQMTFLPRAKLLSLEEIAIIAERFIARGVNKIRLSGGEPLVRRDVGDLVRRLGRHVGAGLDELTMTTNATRLAQYAAEMVDAGIRRINVSLDSLDPDRFRYITRHGDVTQVLAGIAAAKAVGLAVKINMVALAGLNEDEIPAMLQWCVDQGHDLSLIETMPLGAIDEDRTDRFVPLTRVFDDLSARFPLLRDTHRTGGPARYWRVGDSATRLGLISPLTANFCDGCNRVRLTTEGKLYMCLGHDDQVDLKGALRDGGIDGLDQAIDRGLSRKPARHDFRIEAGAAPAVARHMSVTGG, from the coding sequence ATGGCCCTTGTCGATCCGCAGGGACGCACGATCCGATACCTGCGCATCTCGGTGACCGACCGCTGCGATCTGCGCTGCCGCTATTGCATGGCCGAACAGATGACGTTCCTGCCGCGCGCGAAACTGCTCAGCCTCGAGGAAATCGCGATCATCGCCGAACGCTTCATCGCGCGTGGCGTCAACAAGATCCGGTTGTCGGGTGGCGAACCGCTGGTCCGCCGCGATGTCGGCGACCTTGTCCGCCGGCTCGGGCGCCATGTCGGCGCCGGTCTCGACGAACTGACGATGACCACCAATGCCACGCGGCTGGCGCAATACGCCGCTGAGATGGTCGATGCGGGTATCCGTCGGATCAATGTCAGCCTCGACAGCCTCGACCCTGACCGTTTCCGCTACATTACGCGGCACGGCGACGTGACACAGGTGCTGGCCGGAATCGCCGCTGCGAAGGCGGTGGGGCTCGCGGTCAAGATCAACATGGTCGCTCTTGCCGGGCTTAACGAAGACGAGATCCCGGCGATGCTGCAATGGTGCGTCGATCAGGGCCATGATCTGTCGCTGATCGAGACGATGCCCTTGGGCGCGATCGACGAAGATCGGACCGATCGCTTCGTCCCCCTCACCCGCGTATTCGACGATCTTTCCGCTCGCTTCCCGCTGCTTCGTGATACCCATCGCACGGGCGGGCCCGCGCGCTACTGGCGGGTCGGCGACAGCGCAACCAGGCTCGGCCTCATCTCCCCCCTGACCGCGAATTTCTGTGATGGTTGCAACCGCGTGCGGCTGACGACCGAGGGCAAGCTGTACATGTGCCTCGGCCACGACGATCAGGTCGATCTGAAGGGGGCGTTGCGCGATGGCGGCATCGACGGCCTGGACCAGGCGATCGACCGAGGGCTGTCCCGGAAGCCGGCCCGTCACGATTTTCGAATCGAGGCGGGCGCCGCACCGGCGGTGGCACGCCATATGAGCGTTACCGGCGGATGA
- the trxA gene encoding thioredoxin TrxA: MATKAITDASFDTDVLKADGPVLVDFWAEWCGPCKMIGPSLEELSDELGEQVTIAKLNIDENPDAPGRYGVRGIPTMILFKAGAPAATKVGAEPKGRLKAWLEGALA, translated from the coding sequence ATGGCTACCAAGGCAATTACCGACGCCAGCTTCGACACCGACGTGCTGAAGGCCGATGGCCCCGTGCTCGTCGATTTCTGGGCGGAGTGGTGCGGTCCCTGCAAGATGATCGGGCCGAGCCTCGAAGAGCTGTCCGATGAGTTGGGTGAGCAGGTGACGATCGCCAAGCTCAACATCGACGAGAATCCGGATGCGCCCGGGCGTTACGGGGTGCGCGGTATTCCGACGATGATCCTGTTCAAGGCGGGTGCGCCGGCGGCGACGAAGGTCGGTGCTGAGCCGAAGGGGCGGTTGAAGGCCTGGCTCGAGGGCGCGCTGGCGTAA
- a CDS encoding secondary thiamine-phosphate synthase enzyme YjbQ, whose product MRQATGMLRVSTRRQGLVEMTADVRQWVAAQGFSQGLLTLFCRHTSASLVIQENAASAVRRDMEAYFSRLAPEGDMYEHDDEGPDDMPAHLRTALTGVQLSIPIVDGAPALGTWQGIYLFEHRTSPHDRSIALHAIGE is encoded by the coding sequence ATGAGACAGGCGACCGGCATGCTGCGCGTGAGCACCCGTCGGCAAGGACTGGTGGAGATGACCGCAGACGTTCGGCAATGGGTTGCTGCCCAAGGCTTTAGCCAGGGGCTATTGACGCTGTTCTGTCGCCACACGTCGGCATCGCTCGTGATCCAGGAGAATGCCGCTTCTGCCGTTCGGCGCGATATGGAGGCCTACTTCAGCCGGCTGGCGCCGGAAGGCGACATGTACGAACACGATGACGAGGGGCCGGACGATATGCCTGCGCATCTCAGGACGGCATTGACCGGGGTGCAATTGTCGATCCCGATCGTCGATGGCGCACCGGCGCTCGGCACGTGGCAGGGCATCTATCTGTTCGAACATCGCACCAGCCCGCACGATCGCAGCATCGCGCTGCACGCGATCGGCGAATGA
- a CDS encoding NAD kinase → MSLYERRALVASPTSPAQAAAAELADAADWVDPADADVIIALGGDGFMLQTLHGLLDRRRLAVPVFGMNLGTVGFMMNEWRRHGIGERLERAKPFKVTPLVATVTGVDGRVHQAPAINEVSLLRETRQTAKLEVTVNDRVVLPELACDGILVATPAGSTAYNLSAQGPILPLGSNMLALTPISPFRPRRWRGAILPDKTRISLRVLDSAKRPVSAVADQREFRDVAEVSVAIDRSRELTLLFDPEHALDDRITMEQFVA, encoded by the coding sequence ATGAGCCTTTATGAGCGGCGGGCGCTGGTCGCCTCGCCCACTAGCCCCGCGCAGGCCGCGGCCGCCGAGCTGGCGGACGCCGCCGACTGGGTCGACCCCGCCGACGCCGACGTCATCATCGCGCTCGGCGGCGACGGCTTCATGTTGCAGACTTTGCATGGGCTGCTCGATCGTCGCAGGTTGGCGGTGCCGGTGTTCGGTATGAACCTCGGCACGGTCGGTTTCATGATGAACGAGTGGCGGCGCCACGGTATCGGCGAGCGGCTTGAGCGGGCAAAGCCGTTCAAGGTCACGCCGCTGGTCGCTACGGTCACCGGCGTCGACGGGCGGGTCCATCAGGCCCCCGCGATCAACGAGGTATCGCTGCTGCGCGAGACGCGTCAGACCGCCAAGCTGGAGGTGACGGTCAACGATCGCGTCGTGCTACCCGAACTGGCGTGTGACGGTATCCTGGTCGCGACCCCGGCGGGCTCGACCGCCTACAACCTGTCCGCGCAGGGACCGATCCTGCCGCTCGGTTCGAATATGCTCGCGCTGACGCCGATCAGCCCGTTCCGTCCGCGTCGCTGGCGCGGGGCGATTCTGCCCGACAAGACGCGCATTTCGCTGCGGGTACTGGATTCCGCCAAACGGCCGGTATCGGCGGTCGCGGACCAGCGCGAATTTCGCGACGTTGCCGAGGTGTCGGTCGCGATCGACCGCTCGCGCGAGCTTACCCTGCTGTTCGATCCCGAACATGCCCTCGACGACCGGATCACGATGGAGCAATTCGTCGCCTGA
- the argJ gene encoding bifunctional glutamate N-acetyltransferase/amino-acid acetyltransferase ArgJ, translating to MSSSISPLATPFPALPMIAGVVPHVARAQYKTWDRCDLTFVTLAEGTTVAGVLTQSRCPSPEVEWCRKALTLGTGRALVVNAGNSNAFTGNRGRTAVEAIAARTAQHLGCQPSDVFVASTGVIGVPLPVDKAEAGLDAAFAAQPCDWQAAAETIGTTDTYPKGAMTTAIVDGRTVTLVGIIKGSGMIAPDMATMLGFVFTDAAVEPGFLQAALNAANRNTFSCITVDGDTSTSDTVLAFATGAADNAPLTGPDSDGADAFAAALADLCAQLALLVVRDGEGATKLIEIAVTGAESDRSAHRIAMSIANSPLVKTAIAGEDANWGRVVMAVGKAGEPAERDTLSIRFGNTQVARDGLAVDGYDEAPVAAHLKGHEVEIGVDLGLGDGVATVWTCDLTHGYISINADYRS from the coding sequence ATGTCTTCGTCCATCTCCCCCCTCGCCACGCCCTTCCCCGCCCTGCCGATGATCGCCGGCGTCGTGCCGCATGTCGCACGTGCGCAGTACAAGACGTGGGACCGCTGCGACCTGACCTTCGTCACGCTTGCCGAGGGCACTACCGTGGCGGGCGTGCTGACCCAGAGCCGCTGCCCCTCACCTGAAGTCGAATGGTGCCGCAAGGCGCTAACGCTGGGCACCGGGCGCGCGCTCGTGGTCAACGCGGGCAACAGCAACGCCTTCACCGGCAATCGCGGCCGCACCGCGGTGGAAGCGATCGCCGCCCGCACGGCACAGCACCTCGGCTGCCAGCCATCCGACGTCTTCGTCGCCTCCACGGGCGTGATCGGCGTCCCCCTGCCGGTCGACAAGGCGGAGGCGGGGCTCGACGCCGCCTTTGCGGCGCAGCCCTGCGACTGGCAGGCGGCAGCGGAGACGATCGGCACCACCGACACCTATCCCAAGGGCGCGATGACGACGGCGATCGTCGATGGTCGCACGGTGACGCTGGTCGGCATCATTAAGGGGTCGGGCATGATCGCGCCCGATATGGCGACGATGCTCGGCTTCGTCTTCACCGACGCCGCGGTGGAACCCGGCTTCCTGCAAGCCGCGCTGAACGCCGCCAATCGCAACACCTTTTCATGCATTACCGTCGACGGCGACACCTCGACCAGCGACACGGTGCTCGCCTTCGCGACCGGCGCGGCCGACAATGCGCCGCTCACCGGACCCGACAGCGACGGCGCGGACGCCTTCGCCGCCGCGCTCGCCGACCTTTGTGCGCAACTTGCGCTGCTGGTCGTGCGCGACGGCGAGGGAGCGACCAAGCTGATCGAGATTGCCGTCACGGGTGCGGAGAGCGATCGCAGCGCACACCGCATCGCCATGTCGATCGCCAATTCGCCGCTGGTGAAGACGGCCATCGCGGGCGAGGATGCCAATTGGGGGCGTGTCGTCATGGCGGTCGGCAAGGCGGGCGAGCCGGCCGAGCGCGACACATTGTCGATCCGTTTCGGCAATACTCAGGTCGCGCGCGATGGACTCGCGGTAGACGGCTATGACGAAGCGCCCGTCGCCGCCCATTTGAAGGGCCACGAGGTCGAGATCGGCGTCGACCTGGGACTTGGCGATGGCGTTGCGACGGTTTGGACTTGCGACCTGACGCACGGCTATATCTCGATCAACGCCGACTATCGGAGCTGA
- a CDS encoding energy transducer TonB codes for MIDEPPPAPVILKGDVRPARPPGAGLVGDGKTLMIVVLGGISLLLVAALIVGGIVVYRTTEAREREMEREIARREAHWDRSARRAAQGSTDPAEWITADDYPADALRRNQEGTVTIRWQVASNGRATDCTIAATSGHASLDRAACRAILRSARYPATAPDAPLRTLTRRVVWQIPD; via the coding sequence ATGATCGATGAACCTCCGCCGGCACCTGTCATCTTGAAGGGTGATGTTCGGCCCGCAAGACCGCCGGGCGCGGGGCTCGTCGGCGACGGCAAGACGCTGATGATCGTGGTACTGGGCGGGATATCGCTGCTGCTGGTTGCGGCCCTTATCGTCGGCGGAATCGTGGTGTATCGGACGACCGAGGCGCGCGAACGGGAAATGGAGCGCGAGATCGCCCGACGCGAGGCGCATTGGGACCGGTCCGCAAGGCGGGCGGCACAGGGCAGCACCGATCCCGCGGAATGGATCACGGCGGACGATTATCCGGCGGATGCGCTTCGCCGGAACCAGGAAGGGACCGTGACCATCCGCTGGCAGGTGGCGAGCAACGGCCGCGCGACCGACTGCACGATCGCGGCGACGAGCGGGCACGCCAGCCTCGACCGTGCGGCGTGTCGCGCGATCCTGCGCAGCGCACGCTATCCGGCGACGGCTCCGGATGCGCCGCTGCGGACCCTCACGCGGCGGGTCGTATGGCAAATCCCCGACTGA